A portion of the Babylonia areolata isolate BAREFJ2019XMU chromosome 16, ASM4173473v1, whole genome shotgun sequence genome contains these proteins:
- the LOC143291191 gene encoding squalene synthase-like isoform X1, whose translation MDILKSFAHPDEVYALLRFKFGGCEAVMPKCDQKKLRPTLNKCYTYLNQTSRSFAAVIQALDGDLRNAICIFYLVLRALDTVEDDMTIPNDIKIPMLKSFYRNLQDKTWCFNHSKEKDRIVLEDFPTISHEFRELRPVFQEVIADICRKMGSGMTVFLDRGVGSLEEWDEYCHYVAGLVGIGLSRLFSASQLESEEVGLDERLANSMGLFLQKTNIIRDYLEDVQQGREFWPKEVWSKYGDKLSDLAPEKNRQKAMQCLNELITNALELLPDCVTYMSRLRNQSVFHFCAIPQVMAIATLERCYNNPAVFTGVVKIRKGEAVKMMMGVSNIEKVKAIMHHFTEEITSRIPKNDLSAEYTHEICKKALSCTQTTQEYTTSSIYPPLYVSFAMIVGAIAYNYWTQISTFYSNFL comes from the exons AAGAAGTTGAGGCCCACACTGAATAAGTGCTACACCTACCTGAACCAAACGAGCCGCAGTTTTGCTGCTGTCATACAGGCTCTGGATGGAGATCTGAG AAATGCCATCTGCATTTTCTACTTGGTGCTgagagctctggacacagtggaagaTGACATGACAATTCCCAACGACATCAAAATTCCCATGCTGAAGTCTTTCTACAGAAATCTGCAGGACAAAACGTGGTGCTTCAATCACAGCAAAGAAAAGGATAGGATTGTTCTGGAAGATTTTCCGACA ATCAGCCATGAATTCCGGGAGCTGAGGCCGGTGTTTCAAGAGGTGATCGCAGACATTTGCCGCAAGATGGGGTCAGGGATGACAGTCTTTTTGGACAGAGGGGTTGGGTCTTTGGAGGAGTGGGATGAG TACTGTCACTATGTAGCTGGTCTGGTTGGGATCGGTTTGTCCCGCCTGTTTTCCGCTTCCCAGCTTGAATCGGAGGAAGTGGGTTTGGACGAGCGTCTGGCCAACAGCATGGGGCTGTTTCTGCAGAAAACCAACATCATCAGGGACTACCTGGAGGATGTGCAGCAGGGCCGCGAATTCTGGCCTAAAGAA GTGTGGAGCAAGTATGGTGATAAACTGAGTGATCTGGCTCCAGAAAAAAACCGACAGAAGGCAATGCAGTGTCTGAATGAACTGATCACTAACGCCTTAGAGCTCCTGCCTGACTGTGTCACCTACATGTCGAGACTTCGCAACCAGTCTGTCTTCCATTTCTGTGCTATTCCACAG GTAATGGCCATTGCGACCTTGGAGCGGTGCTACAACAATCCTGCTGTCTTTACTGGAGTGGTGAAAATCCGCAAAGGAGAAGCAGTCAAAATGATGATGGGAGTCTCCAACATTGAAAAGGTCAAGGCCATCATGCATCACTTCACAGAAGAG atcacaAGTCGCATTCCCAAAAATGATCTCAGCGCAGAATATACACATGAAATTTGCAAAAAAGCCTTGTCATGCACGCAGACAACTCAGGAATACACAACATCCAGCATCTACCCTCCCCTCTACGTCTCCTTTGCCATGATAGTGGGAGCCATTGCTTACAACTACTGGACACAAATTTCCACATTTTACTCAAATTTTCTTTAA
- the LOC143291191 gene encoding squalene synthase-like isoform X2 has translation MDILKSFAHPDEVYALLRFKFGGCEAVMPKCDQKKLRPTLNKCYTYLNQTSRSFAAVIQALDGDLRNAICIFYLVLRALDTVEDDMTIPNDIKIPMLKSFYRNLQDKTWCFNHSKEKDRIVLEDFPTISHEFRELRPVFQEVIADICRKMGSGMTVFLDRGVGSLEEWDEYCHYVAGLVGIGLSRLFSASQLESEEVGLDERLANSMGLFLQKTNIIRDYLEDVQQGREFWPKEVWSKYGDKLSDLAPEKNRQKAMQCLNELITNALELLPDCVTYMSRLRNQSVFHFCAIPQVMAIATLERCYNNPAVFTGVVKIRKGEAVKMMMGVSNIEKVKAIMHHFTEETNLGEG, from the exons AAGAAGTTGAGGCCCACACTGAATAAGTGCTACACCTACCTGAACCAAACGAGCCGCAGTTTTGCTGCTGTCATACAGGCTCTGGATGGAGATCTGAG AAATGCCATCTGCATTTTCTACTTGGTGCTgagagctctggacacagtggaagaTGACATGACAATTCCCAACGACATCAAAATTCCCATGCTGAAGTCTTTCTACAGAAATCTGCAGGACAAAACGTGGTGCTTCAATCACAGCAAAGAAAAGGATAGGATTGTTCTGGAAGATTTTCCGACA ATCAGCCATGAATTCCGGGAGCTGAGGCCGGTGTTTCAAGAGGTGATCGCAGACATTTGCCGCAAGATGGGGTCAGGGATGACAGTCTTTTTGGACAGAGGGGTTGGGTCTTTGGAGGAGTGGGATGAG TACTGTCACTATGTAGCTGGTCTGGTTGGGATCGGTTTGTCCCGCCTGTTTTCCGCTTCCCAGCTTGAATCGGAGGAAGTGGGTTTGGACGAGCGTCTGGCCAACAGCATGGGGCTGTTTCTGCAGAAAACCAACATCATCAGGGACTACCTGGAGGATGTGCAGCAGGGCCGCGAATTCTGGCCTAAAGAA GTGTGGAGCAAGTATGGTGATAAACTGAGTGATCTGGCTCCAGAAAAAAACCGACAGAAGGCAATGCAGTGTCTGAATGAACTGATCACTAACGCCTTAGAGCTCCTGCCTGACTGTGTCACCTACATGTCGAGACTTCGCAACCAGTCTGTCTTCCATTTCTGTGCTATTCCACAG GTAATGGCCATTGCGACCTTGGAGCGGTGCTACAACAATCCTGCTGTCTTTACTGGAGTGGTGAAAATCCGCAAAGGAGAAGCAGTCAAAATGATGATGGGAGTCTCCAACATTGAAAAGGTCAAGGCCATCATGCATCACTTCACAGAAGAG acaaacctGGGAGAAGGGTGA